Within Candidatus Methanomethylicota archaeon, the genomic segment CCCAATTTATCTGTCCATTGACTTCTGGAAGCTTTTAATGTGTTGAATGAGAGTGCATATCCATTTACTTCATCATCTTCGCTAACTATTCTGATCCCTGCCTTCTTCCCCTCGTAGAAGAAGCTTTGATAATATGTTTTCTCCATAATCTTTCTCCTCCAATAATTCTCTGATCTCTGGCAATATCCACTGATCTTTCTACCATATTCATCATGTATCTTCATTACTGCATGTAAATCTTCTTCACCCATTTCACTCATCCCATTTTTTCTATCATATTTTCTCAGGGTTTTCAAAGCGTTGTCGACGTTTTCACATGTCCCAACGTATTCGTGTATGAATGTTGTATTGGCGTATCCAACTTTCCTATACACTCTATATCCATCACTTCCATATCCCGTGAATAGTGATGATATTGGCCACCCCTTCTCTCGGCATATGTCCAATGCCATTTGCATTAGTTTTGTGGCTATCCCCTTCATTCTATGTTTTGGGTGTGTGGATACGTTGGCTATTCCACCGCAATCTATTATGCTATTCCCAATCCTTATCTTCCTATGCATTAACTGTACGTGTCCAACTATCTCCCCATCAATTTCAGCTACTAATGCATTTTCCCTTGAGAATCCATCATCATCCCCCTCATATCCAATCCAGTCCATTACACTTAATTTCCATGAGTTGAAGGTTCTAAAGCAAGTTTTCATTAACTCCACTATTCCCTCCTCATCTCCAGATTTATATCTCCTAAACTTCACTTCCATGTTTAAAGTTCTCTTTATATGGATATATTTATCTTATCGGATTTCCATCTAATTATTTGGCGATGAAGAGAGCTGGTAAAACGGATTTGTGAAGAGTGATACCAGAGCTGAGCCTCACCTTAAATGCCTCTTTCCGAATGGTTTAGGTTAAATATTGGTTGTTATTATATTTGTGTTTGAGGTGGATTTTGATGCCCGTGGTGCATGTGTACATGTGGGCTGGGAGGAGTCAAGAGGTTAAGGAGAAGATTGTTAAGGGGATCACTGATGTCTTTGTGAATCTCGGAGTTCCAGCTGAAGCTGTGATTGTGATTTTGCATGATGTGGAGAAGAGTAATTGGGGGAGTGCTGGTAAGCTTGCTTCTAAAACCTCTTAAACCCATTTTTACTTAATATTTTTATGTCTATAACCATCCTATACTCCCTAGGTGCAACTTCCCCAGTCCTCCTCACATCTAATATCTCGTATTTTACGTCAAACCCCTTCAACTTTTCCTCGTATCTATCCCTCATCTTCACTTTTGGGTCTTCATTCTTCATGTACTTTATGAAGTCGTATGCATGTATTATTCCACCTGAATCCTTTAATGCCATTATGGCGTATTCAAGGTATTTTAATGCTAGTTCCGGGTATGGCATTAAAACTCTATCTGCAACTCCCATAAGTTTATTCATTATCACTTCCTTTGCATCTCCAAGTATTGGTATGACTATGTCTTCAACCTTATTTATCCTTACATTCTCTACTGCATAATCGTATGCGTATGGGTTTATGTCTATTGAATATATTTTTGAAGGCTTCTCTAAAGC encodes:
- a CDS encoding GNAT family N-acetyltransferase, with translation MEVKFRRYKSGDEEGIVELMKTCFRTFNSWKLSVMDWIGYEGDDDGFSRENALVAEIDGEIVGHVQLMHRKIRIGNSIIDCGGIANVSTHPKHRMKGIATKLMQMALDICREKGWPISSLFTGYGSDGYRVYRKVGYANTTFIHEYVGTCENVDNALKTLRKYDRKNGMSEMGEEDLHAVMKIHDEYGRKISGYCQRSENYWRRKIMEKTYYQSFFYEGKKAGIRIVSEDDEVNGYALSFNTLKASRSQWTDKLGMVMELGAIESGKLCNLLNGILNKMRDEGIKIFRLRIPKHEELSEALKCFEIMKGAIYMNYIVNQRKLFEAIKGELEERIIEKYGELDYEISIGSPYGCTKLEISSGKINVVEGKSKNHIQVTSDGITKLIYGVEGFKEMLNDGRDIIRIEIDGEALKIFEAIFPKRIFQISPIDEW
- a CDS encoding tautomerase family protein, yielding MPVVHVYMWAGRSQEVKEKIVKGITDVFVNLGVPAEAVIVILHDVEKSNWGSAGKLASKTS
- a CDS encoding class I SAM-dependent methyltransferase family protein yields the protein MNLRDIKRGWLRSLDIIGDIAVIEVKPEFKEIKHEIAERILREVNYIKVVVEKKSPISGEHRVMDLEWLAGEKRFTTIHREYGCIFKLDISKVYFTPRLSTERMRIARMVRAGEVIVNMFAGVGTYSIIIAKRALEKPSKIYSIDINPYAYDYAVENVRINKVEDIVIPILGDAKEVIMNKLMGVADRVLMPYPELALKYLEYAIMALKDSGGIIHAYDFIKYMKNEDPKVKMRDRYEEKLKGFDVKYEILDVRRTGEVAPREYRMVIDIKILSKNGFKRF